TCAGTGAGGTCAGCAGGCTGTTTTGCACACTGGCAAGAATCTTGCGGCTCTGGTCGTTCTGGTGGATGGCAGTGATGTCCTTGACCTGGCTCATGGTCTTGCCCCCTGAATGTTGCGCCCGATGATTTTGAGAATCACCATCGCAACCAGATTGGTGAAAAGCACCGCAATGACCCCGGCAGCAGAGGCCAGACCGATGTTGTACTCCGCAAAGGCCTTCTGGTAGATGAAGTAGGGAATGGTGGTCGTCGAGATTCCAGGCCCACCTGAAGTTGCAGTGTAAATCTCCCCGTAGACCTGCATCAGGAAAATGGTTTCCAGCAGGATCACCACCTCCAGGGAACGCATCCAGTTGGGAACAATCACATACCAGAACTCCTGCAGTGGACTGGCCCCATCGAGCCTTGCAGCTTCAAGTTGCTCCTCAGGGATGCCCTGCAATCCGGTGAGTAGAATCAGGGCGGCAAAGGGGGTCCATTCCCAGGTGACCATCGCAATGATGGACTGCATGGGGTACTGCGAGAGGTAATCCACCACGGGCAAACCCAGTTGCTGGCTGAGCCATCCCAGAAAGCCAAAGACGGGGTTCATCAGCATGTT
This Deinococcus cellulosilyticus NBRC 106333 = KACC 11606 DNA region includes the following protein-coding sequences:
- a CDS encoding carbohydrate ABC transporter permease; the encoded protein is MLSNPGTVHRPEKTRTSINVPAVLLVLPALVYLMVTTQLPFLMTVYYSFFRWNLAVPDSRPFIGVQNYLSLFTESQNLQVILNTVVLMLSVVVLTVVIGGGMALLLNRRFLGRGVVRTLFISSFLVMPVVTAVVWKNMLMNPVFGFLGWLSQQLGLPVVDYLSQYPMQSIIAMVTWEWTPFAALILLTGLQGIPEEQLEAARLDGASPLQEFWYVIVPNWMRSLEVVILLETIFLMQVYGEIYTATSGGPGISTTTIPYFIYQKAFAEYNIGLASAAGVIAVLFTNLVAMVILKIIGRNIQGARP